One Acropora palmata chromosome 2, jaAcrPala1.3, whole genome shotgun sequence genomic window carries:
- the LOC141874056 gene encoding uncharacterized protein LOC141874056 — protein sequence MDLLSYLVLETSFYTKEQFKAYKSLEAYNFLVSGFLTSIQGCIVAGKHIVTGKVRHSQRMNDALISVWILAEKDGTVRSAHCLGCKAGLSESCSHVASVLFYVEAWTRIRGQLACTQVKCSWLLPSFVEDVPYTRMRDINLASARKLKADLDKTIDSLSENSEAQATFFTASRRELTVDVPTEAEMDTFYKSLDRSKIKPVALSLIKPYSDQFVSESSSILTIPDLFDNDNLNLSYTDLLKKCFDVEISLSSEEISQIERDTQSQANGSAFFRHRAGRIGASMSGAVCRTNPAQPSQSLIKSVCYPHLFKVNTKAVFHGCKHEADAIKAYEEEMKNSHADLKLSRCGLVINEEYPWIHATPDFLVSCTCCGLGCGEIKCPICIDRSDFDSYVLKKNSCLEKVAGNFQLKRNHNYFFQVQQQLFTLPERKYNDFVVCAFDSSHRATIVKERIYPDHGHWKVVFPKLTTFWRTCVLPEILGRWYSRKCDISAEIPQAGDGICFCRMPSDGNTVKCGNIQCPFVEFHPSCLAISTPLPRLWYCPHCCRLPQFKRARKVKESCSEIIAKALSLDSICICQAVPQQSDNLLECHNENCQSGNFFHLTCLGYKKMPNNSKTTWKCTDCKKHYAKPFHDSTAVSTGTCQENPVATTTCSSQSHHDKPKLCESDNAHDSDSDEESTDDIEVTMVTTCDSERHRSLGNLDEQDYQLIMSPHGWLDDAIIHSAQVLFTGFVSAQ from the coding sequence ATGGATTTGTTAAGCTACTTGGTTTTGGAAACAAGTTTCTACACCAAAGAGCAGTTTAAAGCCTACAAGAGTTTAGAGGCCTACAACTTTCTGGTGTCAGGATTTCTAACAAGTATTCAAGGTTGCATTGTCGCTGGTAAGCACATCGTCACAGGAAAAGTGAGACATTCCCAGAGAATGAATGACGCTTTGATCTCTGTCTGGATATTAGCCGAAAAAGATGGAACAGTCAGATCAGCTCACTGCTTAGGATGCAAAGCAGGACTCTCAGAATCGTGCTCACACGTAGCAAGCGTGTTGTTTTACGTGGAAGCTTGGACAAGAATTCGAGGTCAGTTGGCTTGCACACAAGTGAAATGCTCGTGGCTTTTACCATCATTTGTGGAAGACGTTCCATATACTAGAATGCGGGACATAAATTTGGCCTCCGCCAGAAAACTGAAAGCGGATTTAGATAAAACAATCGATAGCTTAAGCGAAAACAGCGAGGCTCAGGCAACATTCTTCACCGCCAGCAGAAGAGAACTAACAGTGGACGTTCCCACAGAAGCTGAAATGGACACCTTCTACAAAAGTTTAGAcagatcaaaaattaaaccgGTAGCATTAAGTCTTATCAAGCCCTACTCTGACCAGTTTGTATCAGAAAGCAGCAGTATCTTAACAATCCCAGACCTTTTTGACAATGACAATTTAAATCTGTCCTACACTGATCTGCTAAAGAAGTGCTTTGAtgttgaaatttctttgtcCAGTGAAGAGATTTCACAAATTGAAAGAGATACACAAAGCCAGGCAAATGGGTCTGCATTTTTTCGACATAGAGCGGGTCGTATTGGTGCATCGATGAGTGGAGCAGTCTGCCGTACAAACCCTGCTCAACCATCACAATCACTGATCAAATCAGTCTGCTATCCACATTTATttaaagtgaacacaaaagcAGTGTTTCATGGGTGTAAACATGAAGCTGATGCGATTAAAGCCtatgaagaagaaatgaaaaacagtcaTGCTGACTTAAAACTTTCGCGGTGTGGATTAGTTATTAACGAAGAGTATCCTTGGATTCATGCCACTCCCGACTTCTTGGTATCTTGCACATGCTGTGGACTGGGATGTGGAGAAATCAAGTGTCCAATATGTATTGACAgaagtgattttgacagttatgttttaaagaaaaattcttgcCTGGAAAAGGTAGCTGgtaattttcaactgaaacgAAACCACAACtacttttttcaagttcaacaaCAGCTTTTCACATTACCAGAGCGAAAGTACAAtgactttgttgtttgtgCGTTTGATAGTTCTCACCGTGCAACAATTGTTAAAGAAAGAATTTACCCTGACCATGGTCACTGGAAGGTTGTTTTCCCAAAACTTACCACTTTCTGGAGAACATGTGTTTTGCCTGAAATTTTAGGTAGATGGTACTCAAGAAAGTGTGACATTTCTGCTGAGATACCTCAAGCAGGTGATGGAATTTGCTTTTGCAGAATGCCATCAGATGGAAACACTGTGAAATGTGGAAACATTCAGTGCCCATTTGTTGAATTTCATCCATCATGTTTGGCAATCTCAACCCCTCTTCCAAGGCTATGGTATTGCCCTCACTGCTGCAGGCTACCACAATTTAAGCGTGCAAGAAAAGTAAAGGAAAGTTGTTCAGAAATAATAGCTAAGGCTTTATCTCTTGATAGTATTTGCATTTGCCAAGCAGTGCCGCAGCAATCTGATAACTTACTCGAGTGTCACAACGAAAATTgtcagagtggaaatttttttcacttgaccTGTCTTGGTTACAAGAAAATGCCAAACAACAGCAAGACCACTTGGAAATGCACtgattgcaaaaaacattatGCAAAGCCATTTCATGACAGCACTGCTGTTTCAACTGGGACATGCCAGGAAAACCCAGTCGCTACTACCACTTGTTCTTCTCAATCTCATCATGATAAACCCAAGTTGTGTGAATCTGACAATGCACATGATTCTGACAGTGATGAGGAAAGCACTGATGACATTGAGGTTACTATGGTAACAACGTGTGACTCTGAACGACATCGTTCACTTGGAAATCTTGATGAGCAAGATTATCAGCTTATTATGTCGCCCCATGGTTGGCTTGATGATGCAATTATCCATAGTGCACAGGTGCTTTTCACTGGGTTTGTGTCAGCTCAGTAG
- the LOC141869582 gene encoding octopamine receptor beta-2R-like, whose product MWYWILAWLLTIVTVVGNGFVIYLIVSTRSLHTMPNWSVLSLAVADLSVGATVFPLLFALNINNLEGPPIHERVFFLVSRTFAYFSVTNLFVMILDRYVAIVHPLKYLSVIRTRRTIVALAIAWIAPIFVFSLPFAIEIEVKGQLLLLFRVLLIQILPIIIFIFVTVRIFLIMRRISKRRSQIFAQLAFNHAPKPPTAELRSSRENKAAAKMTLAIIFFFVVCYVVENYKCFCIVFKMIETDPALDQLCNLLFVINSAANPIAYAFLKRDIKMTLLKMLTRRKRQTSSAQVGTEASSSGQRNEISSSTL is encoded by the coding sequence ATGTGGTACTGGATTTTAGCGTGGTTGTTGACTATTGTAACAGTTGTGGGAAATGGTTTCGTTATTTACCTTATAGTCAGCACTCGAAGTTTGCACACTATGCCAAATTGGTCGGTGCTTTCGTTGGCTGTGGCTGATCTCAGCGTTGGGGCTACAGTTTTTCCTCTCCTCTTCGCTCTCAACATAAATAATCTAGAGGGCCCTCCGATACACGAGAGAGTATTTTTCTTGGTTTCGCGCACCTTTGCATACTTCTCAGTCACAAATCTTTTCGTCATGATCCTGGATCGTTATGTGGCAATTGTTCACCCTTTGAAATATCTTAGTGTTATAAGAACAAGGAGGACAATCGTTGCATTAGCCATAGCATGGATTGCTCCAATATTTGTCTTCAGCTTGCCTTTCGCCATTGAAATCGAAGTCAAAGGCCAGCTTCTTTTGCTCTTCCGAGTGCTATTGATTCAGATCTTACCCATCATCATATTCATCTTTGTAACAGTCCGGATATTTCTCATCATGCGAAGGATATCTAAAAGGAGATCACAAATTTTTGCTCAACTAGCCTTCAATCACGCTCCGAAACCTCCAACCGCTGAACTTCGCTCTAGCAGAGAAAATAAGGCTGCAGCTAAAATGACACTAGCCATCATCTTTTTCTTCGTTGTCTGCTACGTGGTAGAAAACTACAAATGCTTTTGTATAGTATTTAAAATGATTGAGACGGACCCTGCTTTAGATCAACTGTGTAACCTACTCTTTGTGATTAACTCTGCTGCGAACCCCATCGCCTATGCGTTTCTGAAAAGAGATATCAAAATGACGTTACTGAAAATGCTTACTCGACGGAAAAGGCAAACTTCAAGTGCTCAAGTTGGAACAGAGGCGTCTAGTTCAGGACAAAGAAACGAAATCTCATCGTCGACCTTGTAA
- the LOC141874057 gene encoding uncharacterized protein LOC141874057, whose amino-acid sequence MPMCLIVGCSRKTGRDKGIRLYRVPAVVTNQGPEVEELSTERRRLWISVISRDDLTEKILNSDRVCDQHFHSGTAAPLWDRYNIDWVPTLNLGHGKSATQRGQNAAREARAERSKERRKRQAEQQEQECLLKQQKLNEPGIPLADFASEIESSSTPGSEQVHDETVDLQRDEQETHHSSSTQTEAFDYLYRSVESGSVKDCPRNDASTQTEEFDYLFTQSATSKPFDKNYFREDNGKVSFYTGLPTYEVLEATFDHVSPFVKRRTQSLTLFQEMVMVLMKLRLNVPHQDLAYRFGVSQSTVSRTFAHWLLIMDVRLSPLIRWPEREELWKTMPQCFKFSFGNKTTVIIDCFEVFCVKPTNLLARAQTFSSYKHHNTVKILIGITPQGCISFVSEAWGGRISDKHLTENCGLLNKLLPGDLVMADRGFTIHDGVALKQAQLVIPAFTKGKEQLNPIDVEKTRGIAHVRIHVERVIGLLRRKYTILENTLPVDLLTCNPNGNPEVQVPMIDRIIRVCSGLVNLCGPIVPFH is encoded by the coding sequence ATGCCCATGTGCCTGATTGTTGGGTGTTCCAGAAAGACTGGTCGAGATAAGGGAATCCGATTGTATCGAGTTCCAGCCGTTGTGACAAATCAAGGCCCAGAAGTTGAAGAATTGAGTACCGAGCGACGACGATTATGGATCTCTGTAATAAGTCGCGATGATCTTacggaaaaaattttgaacagcGATAGAGTTTGTGACCAACATTTCCATTCTGGAACTGCAGCTCCTTTGTGGGATCGTTACAATATTGACTGGGTCCCTACTCTCAATTTGGGCCATGGCAAATCGGCGACGCAGAGAGGACAAAATGCAGCACGAGAAGCCAGAGCAGAGAGGTCCAAGGAAAGGCGAAAACGACAGGCGGAACAGCAAGAACAAGAATGTTTACTGAAGCAACAGAAGTTAAATGAGCCTGGAATCCCTCTTGCCGATTTTGCGTCCGAGATCGAAAGTTCGAGTACCCCAGGCTCAGAACAAGTTCACGATGAGACTGTAGACTTGCAGCGTGATGAGCAAGAAACACATCACTCAAGCTCTACACAAACAGAGGCTTTTGATTATTTATATCGGTCCGTGGAATCTGGGTCTGTTAAGGACTGCCCACGAAATGATGCCTCAACTCAAACAGAAGAGTTTGACTACTTGTTTACTCAATCAGCAACGAGCAAGCcctttgataaaaattattttagagaAGATAACGGGAAAGTGTCATTTTACACAGGTTTGCCAACATACGAAGTACTGGAAGCCACTTTCGATCATGTTTCACCCTTTGTCAAACGAAGAACACAATCTCTtactttatttcaagaaatggtCATGGTTCTGATGAAATTAAGACTCAATGTTCCACACCAAGACTTGGCCTACAGATTTGGTGTCTCTCAGTCTACAGTGTCAAGAACATTTGCTCACTGGCTGCTCATCATGGATGTTCGTTTGTCCCCACTTATTAGGTGGCCTGAGAGAGAAGAGCTTTGGAAGACCATGCCTCAGtgttttaagttttcctttggaaacaaaacaactgtcattattgactgttttgaagtgttttgtgTGAAACCTACAAACCTCCTGGCTAGAGCACAAACATTCAGCTCTTACAAGCACCACAATACAGTCAAGATCCTCATTGGCATCACCCCTCAAGGCTGCATCTCATTTGTCTCAGAAGCTTGGGGAGGACGCATCTCAGACAAACATCTTACTGAAAATTGTGGCTTGCTAAATAAATTGCTTCCTGGGGATTTAGTTATGGCAGACAGAGGGTTCACTATTCATGATGGTGTTGCTCTAAAACAAGCTCAACTTGTAATTCCAGCATTTActaaaggaaaagaacaatTGAACCctattgatgttgaaaaaacaagggGGATCGCACATGTCAGGATCCACGTTGAGAGAGTTATAGGACTTTTACGCAGAAAATACACTATTCTGGAGAATACCTTGCCAGTAGATCTTTTAACGTGTAATCCAAATGGAAATCCAGAGGTCCAGGTACCTATGATTGACCGTATAATCAGAGTTTGCTCTGGCCTTGTCAATCTATGTGGCCCGATTGTTCCATTTCATTAG
- the LOC141869566 gene encoding calcium/calmodulin-dependent protein kinase type II subunit delta-like: MASTTRPFHDMYEIKEELGRGAFSIVRKCVLKEGKVEFAVKILDTRKMTSRDIQKVEREARICRALKHPNIVRLYSSVLEEGFYYLVFDLVTGGELFEEIVAREYYSEADASHCIQQVLHSIHHCHEINIVHRDLKPENLLLSSKDKTAICKLADFGLAIEVDNDKLGWFGFAGTPGYLSPEILKKEPYNKAVDLWASGVILYILLVGYPPFWDEDQQKLYGQIKAGAYDFPSPEWDSVTDEAKDLIKKMLTVDQSKRITATEALKHPWILNRERVASKVHRQTTLDGLRKFNARRKLKGAILTTMLATHNFSGSRRKKESDEEVVATQSEETDGSSPASVSQPTWKTQKEQEIIRLTQQLITSITTQDFDTYSKLVDPHITAFEPEANGNLVEGVEFHKFYFDNGLRQRNAPTNTTILSPHVHILSADSACISYVRLTQRILSSGAPVTDQSEETRVWQLKNGHWVNVHFHRSSSGNGRN; encoded by the exons ATGGCGTCTACAACAAGGCCTTTCCATGATATGTATGAAATTAAGGAAGAACTAGGAAGGGGTGCTTTTAGTATTGTTCGGAAATGCGTTCTAAAGGAAGGCAAGGTGGAATTTGCGGTGAAGATCCTCGATACGCGCAAAATGACCTCCCGTGACATCCAAAAAGTTGAGCGTGAGGCGCGCATTTGCCGGGCGTTGAAACACCCCAACATTGTGCGTCTTTATTCAAGCGTTCTTGAAGAAGGTTTCTACTACTTAGTATTCGATCTGGTGACTGGTGGAGAACTTTTTGAGGAAATAGTTGCGCGAGAATATTACAGCGAAGCAGATGCGTCTCATTGCATACAACAGGTTCTTCACAGCATTCATCATTGCCACGAAATTAACATTGTTCACCGAGATCTCAAACCTGAAAATCTTCTTCTCTCCAGCAAAGACAAGACGGCTATTTGTAAATTGGCAGATTTTGGATTGGCGATCGAGGTGGACAACGACAAACTGGGCTGGTTTGGTTTCGCAGGGACGCCCGGTTATCTGTCCCCAGAGATTTTGAAGAAAGAACCGTATAACAAAGCCGTCGATTTGTGGGCTTCTGGAGTTATACTTTACATTCTTCTTGTTGGGTATCCACCGTTTTGGGACGAAGATCAGCAAAAATTATACGGTCAAATCAAGGCCGGAGCATATGAT TTTCCATCGCCGGAATGGGACAGCGTCACAGATGAAGCCAAGGATCTTATCAAGAAGATGCTCACAGTGGACCAAAGTAAGAGAATCACGGCAACAGAAGCATTGAAGCATCCTTGGATATTG AATCGTGAGCGAGTTGCATCGAAGGTCCATCGTCAAACTACCCTCGATGGGCTAAGAAAGTTCAACGCGCGGCGCAAACTTAAAGGGGCAATTCTTACCACAATGCTGGCGACTCACAACTTTAGCGGCTCccgaagaaagaaagaatcaGACGAGGAAGTGGTAGCGACGCAATCAGAAGAAACTGATGGATCTTCTCCAGCATCCGTTTCACAGCCAACctggaaaacacaaaaagagcaagaaaTAATTCGCTTAACCCAGCAGCTCATAACAAGCATTACCACGCAAGATTTCGACACGTACAGTAAACTCGTCGACCCACACATTACGGCGTTTGAGCCCGAAGCGAATGGTAACTTGGTAGAAGGCGTTGAATTTCATAAGTTCTACTTTGACAACGGCTTACGGCAACGTAACGCGCCCACGAATACTACAATCTTGTCGCCACACGTGCATATCCTCAGCGCGGACTCGGCTTGCATTTCATACGTGCGCCTAACACAGCGGATTTTAAGCAGTGGAGCACCCGTAACTGACCAATCGGAGGAAACAAGAGTGTGGCAACTAAAGAACGGACATTGGGTTAATGTTCATTTTCATAGGTCCTCGTCTGGAAATGGCCGTAACTAG